In Candidatus Desulforudis audaxviator MP104C, a genomic segment contains:
- a CDS encoding 3D domain-containing protein, with protein sequence MVLSSTGWHTLTPRNRNTCARVSLTDGVPASAGRPAQDVKTSRGARGLLLISGLAVVFLLVCGTAFFGFGGTAGQPEPMVMAVAEAPADPLTRPADPLKRVPPGTPGGYPRVPRMPDRVDRSKEVDPGPLLETTTQQSARAERLETEPAARGGGRWLAMLATAYTPDCGNGDGYTATMTRPRIGVIAVDPLVIPYKTLVYIEKYGYFRAEDTGADIKGNRIDIYMETRAEALEFGRRWVDVKVIGKIEE encoded by the coding sequence TTGGTTCTGAGTTCCACGGGATGGCACACGCTGACCCCCCGGAACAGGAACACCTGTGCCAGGGTATCGCTGACCGACGGGGTACCCGCGTCAGCGGGTCGGCCGGCGCAAGATGTGAAAACAAGCCGGGGTGCCCGTGGCCTGTTATTGATCTCGGGTCTGGCGGTGGTGTTCCTGCTTGTGTGCGGCACGGCCTTTTTCGGGTTCGGGGGTACCGCCGGGCAGCCGGAACCCATGGTGATGGCGGTGGCCGAAGCGCCCGCCGACCCGCTGACCCGACCCGCTGACCCGCTAAAGCGGGTACCCCCGGGTACCCCGGGCGGGTACCCCCGGGTACCCCGGATGCCCGACCGGGTGGACCGTTCCAAGGAAGTCGACCCGGGCCCGCTCCTGGAAACCACCACCCAACAGTCAGCCCGGGCCGAGCGGTTGGAGACGGAACCGGCCGCCCGGGGCGGGGGGCGGTGGCTGGCGATGCTCGCCACGGCCTACACCCCGGATTGCGGCAACGGCGACGGCTACACCGCGACGATGACCAGGCCGCGGATCGGGGTCATCGCGGTCGATCCCCTGGTTATTCCCTACAAAACGTTGGTCTACATCGAAAAGTATGGATACTTCCGGGCCGAGGACACCGGCGCGGACATCAAGGGCAACCGGATCGACATCTACATGGAAACCAGGGCGGAAGCCCTGGAGTTCGGCCGGCGCTGGGTGGACGTCAAGGTCATCGGGAAAATAGAGGAATGA
- a CDS encoding stalk domain-containing protein, with the protein MSAATLLLPVLVCLMLFLAPAGPAGATALSYDVGVVINASLLSIPAHDQQAFIKDGRVYVPLRAVGKNLGCEVEWIRETRQVVITSRGRPADPLKRVPPGTPAAALPGRTGDRQRVQIVVDGQIKEFSADYGEPFITAAGRTVVPLRAVGEALGCEVDWNSATRLVTIRSKPQAPPPSRGPEEYGETRPSPSGYPGAPGGTRFGGSAGRRVGLLQELAEYRTNLRLLDGTFINSAELVDKDEENFSQAQLDRFRSDLDDLRKYDARVRLPDGREWATAELTILGPAIATADQLRAWLEAEARKRVRTEQWGREFVPFPDLVDLYLRIGAEYGVRGDLALAQAAKETGYWQFGGDVQPDQNNFCGLWATGTALTGGESLNGADPALVRLEAGRHGATFATPQAGVEAHIQHLYAYATTDPLPPGKVLLSPRFVYVQRGSAPTWQGLNARWAVPGTTYGQSIIHDFWLKALYY; encoded by the coding sequence TTGTCCGCCGCCACACTCCTGCTTCCGGTTCTTGTGTGCCTGATGCTTTTTCTGGCGCCGGCCGGGCCGGCCGGCGCCACAGCCTTGAGCTATGATGTCGGCGTGGTCATCAACGCCAGTCTCCTGAGCATCCCGGCCCATGATCAGCAGGCCTTCATCAAGGACGGGCGGGTGTACGTACCGCTGCGCGCGGTCGGTAAAAACCTGGGCTGTGAGGTGGAGTGGATCAGGGAAACCAGGCAGGTGGTCATCACCTCCCGGGGCCGACCCGCTGACCCGCTAAAGCGGGTGCCCCCGGGTACCCCGGCGGCGGCGCTTCCCGGCCGGACGGGTGACCGACAGCGGGTGCAGATCGTGGTGGACGGGCAGATCAAGGAGTTTTCCGCCGACTACGGCGAGCCCTTCATCACCGCTGCGGGGCGGACGGTGGTCCCCTTACGGGCGGTGGGCGAGGCGCTGGGCTGTGAGGTGGACTGGAACAGTGCCACGCGCTTGGTGACCATCCGGTCCAAACCCCAAGCCCCGCCGCCCAGCCGCGGTCCGGAGGAGTACGGGGAAACCAGGCCTTCGCCGTCGGGGTACCCGGGGGCACCCGGGGGTACCCGCTTTGGCGGGTCAGCGGGTCGGCGGGTCGGCCTGCTGCAGGAACTGGCCGAGTACCGGACCAACCTGCGCCTGCTGGATGGCACCTTCATCAACTCGGCAGAACTCGTGGACAAGGACGAAGAGAACTTCAGCCAAGCCCAACTGGACCGCTTCCGGAGCGACTTGGATGATCTCAGAAAGTACGATGCGCGGGTCAGGCTCCCGGACGGCCGCGAATGGGCCACCGCCGAACTCACGATACTTGGGCCGGCGATCGCGACCGCCGACCAGCTGCGCGCCTGGCTCGAGGCTGAAGCCCGGAAGCGCGTGAGGACTGAGCAGTGGGGGCGGGAGTTCGTCCCCTTCCCGGACCTGGTGGACCTCTACCTGCGGATCGGCGCCGAGTACGGCGTCCGCGGCGACCTGGCCCTGGCCCAGGCGGCCAAGGAAACCGGCTACTGGCAATTCGGCGGTGACGTGCAACCGGACCAGAACAACTTCTGCGGGCTCTGGGCGACGGGCACCGCCTTGACCGGCGGGGAATCCCTGAACGGGGCCGATCCGGCCCTGGTTCGCCTCGAGGCGGGCCGCCACGGGGCGACATTTGCTACCCCGCAAGCCGGGGTCGAAGCGCACATCCAGCACCTGTACGCCTACGCGACCACGGACCCCCTGCCGCCTGGCAAGGTCCTCCTGAGCCCCCGGTTTGTCTATGTGCAGCGCGGGAGCGCTCCGACCTGGCAGGGGCTGAACGCCAGGTGGGCGGTTCCCGGGACGACTTACGGCCAGAGCATCATCCACGACTTCTGGCTGAAAGCCCTCTACTACTGA
- a CDS encoding sulfite exporter TauE/SafE family protein: MSEIQILLIFVAGIVAGFVNTVGGGGSLISLPVLIFAGLPSAVANGTNRVALMVQSLVAVGYFRRKGFFYPKLSIFLGVPAVLGSIVGARFAISLSDEMFNQVLAMVMLLVMVLIIVRPEKYFLKAEVENFTPLRLAAAALAFFGVGFYGGFIQAGVGFIIIAALALITGMSLVKINSLKVFVTAIYMLSSLLVFVLSGKVDWILGLALAAGNGIGAYLGSAFAVHKGDKWIRVFLVVSVLVMSGKLLGVHKLLGF; encoded by the coding sequence GAGCGAAATACAGATACTGCTCATTTTTGTCGCCGGTATTGTGGCCGGGTTTGTGAATACCGTGGGCGGCGGCGGTTCCCTGATCTCGCTGCCGGTACTCATCTTCGCCGGGCTCCCCTCGGCGGTGGCCAACGGCACGAACCGCGTGGCGCTGATGGTTCAGAGCCTCGTGGCTGTCGGCTATTTCCGCCGGAAAGGTTTCTTCTATCCGAAGCTCAGCATTTTCCTGGGCGTGCCGGCGGTCCTGGGCTCCATCGTCGGGGCCCGGTTCGCCATCTCCCTTTCGGACGAGATGTTCAACCAGGTGTTGGCGATGGTGATGCTGCTGGTGATGGTGCTGATCATCGTGCGGCCGGAGAAATACTTCCTCAAAGCGGAAGTGGAAAACTTCACCCCGCTGCGCCTCGCGGCGGCCGCGCTCGCTTTCTTCGGGGTCGGCTTCTACGGCGGCTTCATCCAGGCCGGCGTCGGGTTCATCATCATCGCGGCCCTGGCGCTGATCACCGGCATGTCGCTGGTGAAGATCAACAGCCTGAAAGTGTTCGTCACGGCCATCTATATGCTCTCCTCGCTGCTGGTCTTTGTGCTGAGCGGCAAGGTGGACTGGATCCTCGGCCTCGCCCTGGCTGCTGGCAACGGGATCGGGGCCTACCTGGGCAGCGCGTTTGCCGTGCACAAGGGGGACAAATGGATCCGCGTGTTCTTGGTGGTTTCCGTGCTGGTGATGTCCGGCAAGCTCCTGGGCGTGCACAAATTGCTCGGTTTTTAG
- a CDS encoding RDD family protein: MYDQDQLDTDREPSVQYAGFWVRVAATILDGFILGIPITIFVSALFGWEWYTGGEASGRADFVNLVLWVAVTTAFWVNWDGKTPGKKIMGIKIVTYPGRREFGYGKALLRYLLGYTVSALLLGLGFVLVAFQKDKRGLHDLIAGTCVVYDR; encoded by the coding sequence ATGTACGATCAGGACCAGCTCGACACCGACCGGGAGCCGTCGGTACAATACGCCGGTTTCTGGGTCCGGGTGGCAGCCACGATTCTGGATGGCTTTATATTGGGTATTCCCATCACCATCTTCGTCTCCGCCCTGTTCGGCTGGGAGTGGTACACCGGCGGGGAGGCCTCCGGCCGGGCCGACTTCGTAAATCTGGTACTCTGGGTCGCCGTCACCACTGCCTTCTGGGTGAACTGGGACGGAAAGACGCCCGGGAAGAAGATCATGGGGATCAAGATCGTCACCTACCCCGGCCGGCGGGAATTCGGCTACGGGAAGGCGCTGCTGAGGTACCTGCTGGGCTATACGGTCAGCGCGCTCCTTCTCGGGCTGGGCTTTGTGCTGGTGGCCTTCCAGAAGGACAAGCGCGGCCTGCACGACCTCATCGCCGGAACCTGTGTGGTCTACGACCGGTAG
- a CDS encoding FapA family protein: MWIEGGRVQVRNPVGDGRRARIGATNKLQLLINGQPVTGMALLAEADQIVVEPVVEHLEPELQLEISPDGLEAHLTIKCGRVLEYVPADQGPQFNLMLEAEARIREVIPPTKEMALDLINRKGVRFGINYPYLKEIFDQPVEGSYLVARGRPPRPGEPDRVEYFFALSPFVEKDGDRGEPFDFREIRQLQSVEAGDCLAVLRRGTPGEPGNTVRGDVILPPKQESIELIAGPGTRLLDEGLRVVATTSGLPTARVSRNRVVFSVQPVFVHEGDLTPQDQNIRFRGNVHIKGNVGEGMTVEAAENVLVAGTVNQAKIAAVGHLQVGGNVFASNLQAGCSLCCSLQTIRPQLEQITQSLELLIHLARELMKSPVFQEVNVTFNLLVLNLIEVRFPRLRAQVYDLCTRIRKTVPAMPDELKDLVNLLERNFTGVVQFGDIQDLEELYHKSSFICSCLENETTSCADASLPYAVNSRIEATGRVFIFGKGIYHCTVIAGGT, from the coding sequence GTGTGGATCGAAGGAGGTCGGGTACAGGTTCGGAACCCGGTTGGGGATGGGCGCCGGGCCCGGATCGGGGCCACAAACAAGCTGCAGTTATTGATAAACGGCCAACCGGTTACGGGGATGGCCCTGTTGGCAGAGGCCGACCAAATCGTAGTGGAACCCGTCGTGGAACATTTGGAACCGGAACTGCAGTTGGAGATCAGTCCGGACGGGTTGGAAGCTCATTTGACCATCAAGTGCGGTCGGGTCTTGGAGTACGTGCCCGCAGACCAGGGTCCCCAATTCAACCTGATGCTGGAGGCCGAAGCCCGGATTCGCGAGGTGATCCCGCCGACAAAAGAAATGGCGCTGGACTTAATCAACCGCAAAGGTGTGAGATTTGGAATCAACTATCCGTATCTCAAGGAGATATTCGATCAGCCGGTCGAGGGTAGCTATCTGGTGGCCCGGGGTAGGCCTCCCCGGCCGGGTGAACCGGATCGGGTGGAGTATTTTTTCGCTTTGAGCCCCTTTGTAGAAAAGGATGGTGATCGGGGAGAGCCGTTTGATTTTCGGGAAATCAGGCAACTGCAGTCGGTTGAAGCGGGTGACTGTCTGGCCGTGCTGAGGCGGGGTACACCGGGGGAACCTGGGAACACGGTACGGGGCGATGTGATCCTTCCCCCCAAGCAGGAAAGCATCGAACTCATAGCCGGTCCCGGAACCCGGTTACTTGACGAGGGACTGCGGGTGGTGGCGACCACCAGCGGGCTGCCGACGGCCAGGGTCAGCCGGAACAGGGTTGTCTTCAGTGTTCAGCCGGTTTTTGTCCATGAGGGTGACCTGACTCCCCAGGATCAGAACATCCGATTTCGGGGCAACGTGCACATCAAAGGGAACGTAGGCGAGGGGATGACTGTAGAGGCCGCCGAAAACGTGCTGGTTGCCGGCACAGTCAACCAAGCGAAGATTGCAGCGGTCGGTCACCTCCAAGTCGGAGGCAATGTTTTTGCCAGCAACCTGCAGGCCGGGTGTTCGTTATGCTGCTCGCTCCAAACAATCCGGCCCCAACTGGAGCAGATTACACAGAGCTTGGAACTGCTTATCCACCTAGCCCGCGAGCTGATGAAATCGCCGGTTTTTCAGGAAGTGAACGTCACCTTTAACTTGCTGGTACTCAATCTCATCGAAGTGAGATTTCCACGGTTGCGCGCCCAGGTTTACGATCTTTGCACTAGGATTCGCAAAACTGTGCCGGCCATGCCCGACGAATTGAAGGATCTTGTTAACCTGCTTGAAAGGAACTTTACCGGCGTGGTTCAGTTTGGAGATATCCAGGATCTGGAGGAGTTGTACCACAAGAGCAGTTTTATTTGCAGTTGTCTCGAAAACGAGACCACTTCCTGTGCCGACGCCAGTCTGCCCTATGCGGTGAACAGTCGGATTGAAGCGACAGGACGGGTGTTCATCTTCGGGAAAGGAATATACCACTGTACCGTCATCGCCGGGGGGACGTAG
- a CDS encoding L,D-transpeptidase, protein MKRALYVLAGLLAGLAILLVAAGQFKPWNYHFPPDKRPLPRAEIVYRDGENLVFAGSGGVTVRNQAARTEFRLPVSAGKIQTVQRLHHKTAQELPLLGWAVVDGLKVVTGGEVYLVRTKPDARLLAVYPRPKSGGDRIIINKSANRLYFYQGGELAVIYSVATGKRPEYTPEGTFTVVNKVSLPGDNDSDPRFGLRWLGLAVPCEKDRRRENDPRAPGGIKYGIHGTNEPDSIGTHASGGCVRLRNEDIVELFELVTVGTTVDIIP, encoded by the coding sequence ATGAAAAGAGCATTGTACGTCCTGGCCGGACTGCTGGCCGGGCTGGCCATCCTCTTAGTTGCCGCCGGCCAGTTCAAGCCGTGGAATTATCATTTCCCGCCGGACAAACGTCCCCTCCCCAGGGCAGAGATCGTTTACCGCGACGGGGAAAACTTGGTGTTCGCCGGCTCCGGCGGCGTTACGGTGCGGAATCAGGCTGCGCGGACTGAGTTCCGCCTGCCGGTGAGCGCGGGTAAAATCCAGACCGTGCAAAGGCTGCACCACAAGACCGCGCAGGAGCTGCCCCTGCTGGGTTGGGCGGTGGTGGACGGACTAAAAGTCGTCACCGGCGGCGAGGTGTACCTGGTCCGCACCAAACCGGATGCCCGGCTGCTGGCCGTCTACCCGCGCCCGAAAAGCGGCGGGGACCGCATCATCATCAACAAGAGCGCCAACCGGCTTTACTTTTACCAGGGAGGCGAGTTGGCCGTCATCTACTCGGTGGCCACCGGCAAACGGCCGGAATACACTCCCGAAGGGACATTCACCGTTGTGAACAAGGTTTCCCTCCCCGGAGACAATGATTCCGACCCGCGGTTCGGGCTCCGCTGGCTGGGACTGGCGGTCCCCTGCGAAAAAGACCGGCGGAGAGAAAACGACCCGCGGGCACCGGGCGGCATCAAGTACGGCATTCACGGGACCAACGAGCCGGACTCGATCGGCACCCACGCGTCGGGAGGCTGCGTACGCTTGAGAAACGAAGACATCGTGGAGCTTTTTGAGCTGGTAACGGTCGGCACCACGGTGGACATCATCCCCTGA
- a CDS encoding transposase: MAIIPQQRLFGWQEIDELGDLERFLLVVNHLPDEQLMQKLERERGKGRDDYPVRAVWNSILAGIVFQHVSVESLRRELCRNGQLRELCGFDPARGEDAVPPSYIYSRILVKLMRHADEVENIFTRLVDEIRVLLPDFGRILAIDSKAVSSLARGKKRDEEEKVQKPDGRRDTDADWGRKTYRGRKKGGTLWEKVVWWFGYKLHLVVDAVYELPVGFAVTKASASDVKEGHILIDRVAKEHPEIVARCEALAADKAFDDIKLNVKLWDEYRIKPVIDIRNTWRDGEETWLVTGKENIVYDYRGTVYCCCPETNKHREMAFGGFEKDRETLKYRCPARHYGVECRGMEQCAATGGIRIPLVEDRRIFTPLARSSYKWKTLYKKRTAVERVNARLDEAYGFEKHFIRGLKKMKLRCGLALMVMLAMAVGRLRQKQGIDLRSLVKAA, from the coding sequence ATGGCCATTATACCACAACAGCGGCTTTTTGGGTGGCAGGAAATCGACGAACTCGGTGACTTGGAACGTTTTTTGCTTGTAGTGAACCACCTGCCCGATGAGCAGTTGATGCAAAAGCTGGAGAGAGAGCGTGGTAAGGGACGGGATGATTACCCGGTGCGGGCGGTTTGGAACTCCATCCTGGCCGGGATCGTATTTCAGCACGTGTCTGTGGAGAGCCTGCGGCGGGAACTCTGCCGGAACGGCCAGTTGCGGGAACTTTGCGGTTTTGATCCGGCCCGGGGCGAGGATGCCGTTCCGCCTTCTTACATATACAGCCGCATCTTGGTGAAACTGATGCGGCACGCCGACGAAGTGGAAAACATATTTACGCGGCTGGTGGATGAAATAAGAGTGCTGCTACCGGATTTCGGTCGAATTTTGGCCATAGACAGCAAAGCCGTCAGCAGTCTGGCCCGGGGCAAAAAGCGGGATGAAGAAGAGAAGGTCCAAAAGCCTGACGGGCGCCGGGACACCGATGCGGACTGGGGCCGGAAAACATACCGGGGGCGTAAGAAAGGCGGCACCCTATGGGAAAAAGTCGTGTGGTGGTTTGGCTACAAACTCCACCTTGTAGTTGACGCTGTTTATGAACTGCCGGTGGGATTTGCGGTGACAAAGGCATCGGCCAGCGACGTGAAAGAGGGACATATACTCATTGATCGGGTGGCGAAAGAGCATCCGGAGATTGTGGCCCGCTGCGAGGCATTGGCGGCGGACAAAGCCTTTGACGACATCAAGCTAAACGTGAAACTCTGGGACGAATACCGGATCAAGCCCGTGATTGACATCCGCAACACGTGGCGGGACGGCGAGGAGACGTGGCTTGTAACCGGTAAGGAGAACATCGTTTACGATTACCGTGGAACGGTTTATTGTTGCTGCCCCGAGACAAACAAACATCGCGAGATGGCCTTCGGGGGATTTGAGAAAGACCGGGAAACCTTGAAATACCGCTGTCCGGCCCGGCACTACGGAGTAGAGTGCCGGGGCATGGAACAATGTGCCGCAACCGGTGGGATACGTATTCCCCTGGTGGAAGACCGGCGGATCTTCACCCCGCTGGCGCGGTCCAGCTACAAGTGGAAAACACTCTACAAAAAGCGTACGGCGGTAGAAAGGGTAAATGCCCGCCTGGACGAGGCCTACGGATTTGAAAAGCATTTCATTCGGGGCTTGAAGAAGATGAAGCTACGTTGCGGGTTGGCCCTGATGGTGATGCTGGCGATGGCCGTGGGCCGACTGCGACAAAAACAAGGAATAGACTTAAGGAGCCTGGTGAAGGCGGCCTGA
- a CDS encoding NADAR family protein codes for MIRFWKTLEPYGFMNTVSAYGFELDGRFWPTVEHYYQANKFDETAEITYSSGKTIPLREHVRCQATAKMAAIEGGRRDLPLRADWDAVQEDVMLRALRAKFTQHPELREKLLATGNEELVHDSPDDYHWGIGKQGTGKNRLGVLLMRLRDELRAEETGGGR; via the coding sequence GTGATCAGGTTTTGGAAGACGCTTGAACCCTACGGCTTCATGAATACCGTTTCCGCCTACGGCTTTGAGCTGGACGGCCGTTTTTGGCCGACCGTGGAGCACTATTATCAAGCCAACAAGTTTGACGAGACCGCCGAAATCACTTACAGCAGCGGAAAAACCATCCCCCTTCGCGAGCACGTGCGCTGCCAGGCCACCGCCAAAATGGCCGCCATTGAAGGCGGACGGCGAGACCTGCCCCTGAGGGCCGATTGGGACGCGGTTCAGGAAGACGTGATGCTGAGGGCGCTCCGGGCGAAATTCACTCAGCATCCCGAACTGCGTGAAAAACTGCTCGCCACCGGTAACGAGGAGTTGGTGCACGATTCCCCCGACGACTACCACTGGGGAATCGGCAAACAAGGCACCGGGAAAAACCGGCTCGGAGTTTTGCTGATGCGCCTCCGGGATGAACTGCGGGCGGAAGAGACGGGCGGCGGCCGGTGA
- a CDS encoding mechanosensitive ion channel family protein: MDGMTFFEQLNASVQTYLLDVAFWLRAAEVTARVLVIIVAAHLIVRLARKAIQKLLKQRDKGLVKVDERRLGTVSALLGNVVGYVVYFVMVLMILAQLGFNLGPVLAGAGIIGLAVGFGAQNLVRDVISGLFIILEDQYAVGDYVSIGNFTGTVQEVGLRVTRIKQWTGEVHFIPNGTITQVTNFSKENSAAVVDVGVAYGEKIDEVTRVLEALLARLRMETEDIVGEAKVMGVQALGDSGVVLRVMAECKPMTQFDVARKLRAMIKAEFDEKNIEIPYPRMVVYQRE; the protein is encoded by the coding sequence ATGGACGGAATGACCTTCTTTGAACAGCTGAACGCAAGCGTGCAGACGTATCTCTTGGACGTTGCCTTCTGGCTGCGGGCGGCCGAAGTCACGGCCCGGGTGCTGGTCATTATCGTCGCCGCCCACCTGATCGTCCGGTTGGCGCGCAAGGCCATCCAGAAGCTGCTCAAGCAGCGGGACAAGGGCTTGGTCAAGGTGGATGAGAGGCGGCTTGGCACGGTCAGCGCGTTGCTTGGCAACGTCGTCGGCTACGTCGTGTACTTCGTGATGGTACTGATGATCCTCGCGCAGTTGGGCTTCAACCTGGGTCCGGTCCTGGCCGGCGCCGGCATTATCGGGCTGGCGGTGGGCTTCGGGGCGCAGAATCTCGTGCGGGACGTGATCAGCGGACTTTTCATCATCCTGGAGGACCAGTACGCCGTCGGCGACTACGTTTCGATCGGCAACTTCACCGGCACGGTGCAGGAGGTGGGCTTGAGGGTCACCAGGATCAAACAGTGGACGGGGGAAGTACACTTCATCCCGAACGGGACCATCACCCAGGTCACCAACTTTTCCAAGGAGAACAGCGCCGCGGTGGTCGATGTCGGCGTCGCCTACGGGGAAAAGATCGACGAGGTCACCCGGGTGCTGGAAGCCCTGCTGGCCCGGTTGAGGATGGAGACCGAGGACATCGTCGGCGAGGCGAAGGTCATGGGCGTACAGGCCCTTGGCGATTCGGGCGTGGTCTTGCGGGTGATGGCCGAGTGTAAGCCCATGACCCAGTTTGACGTGGCCCGCAAGCTACGAGCGATGATCAAGGCCGAGTTTGACGAGAAGAACATCGAGATCCCTTACCCGCGGATGGTGGTGTACCAGCGCGAGTAG
- a CDS encoding DMT family transporter produces MSAAPTATGDSNPTGRESWSAYLDLLVVYVVWGSTYLAIRVAVGEGGGFPPFIMGAMRVLLAGVLLLLWAGLTRSRLRPTKEELLVLAVSGILLWTGGNGLVMWAEQRADSAYAALLVGSTPIWVAVMMAFLDRRPPSWLLAGSLLIGFAGLVLLTAPVLATGTRADTLAVIALLAAPVSWGIGSLIQNRRPVGMSVIASSAYQHLFGGAGFLVLVLIFNEPLPNPTPAAWWAWGYLVVFGSLLAFTSFVRALRSLPTNIVMTYAYVNPVIAMILGRLILNEAITAWTVGGAALILLGVAGVFRDRYVNGTATAPRALKATGPAR; encoded by the coding sequence GTGAGCGCCGCGCCAACCGCCACCGGCGATTCCAACCCGACCGGAAGGGAAAGCTGGTCCGCCTATCTCGACTTGCTGGTGGTGTACGTCGTCTGGGGCAGCACCTACCTGGCCATCCGGGTGGCCGTGGGCGAAGGCGGCGGTTTTCCCCCTTTCATCATGGGGGCCATGCGCGTGCTGCTCGCCGGGGTTTTGCTGCTGCTCTGGGCCGGCCTGACCCGGAGCCGCCTCCGGCCGACAAAGGAAGAACTGCTCGTCCTCGCGGTCTCGGGCATCCTGCTTTGGACTGGGGGAAACGGGCTGGTAATGTGGGCCGAACAGCGGGCCGATTCCGCCTACGCCGCCCTTCTGGTCGGTTCAACGCCCATCTGGGTAGCCGTCATGATGGCCTTTCTGGACCGCAGACCGCCCTCCTGGCTCCTGGCCGGTTCACTGCTGATCGGCTTCGCCGGCCTCGTCCTGTTGACCGCCCCCGTACTGGCGACCGGTACGCGGGCCGACACCCTGGCCGTCATCGCCCTGCTGGCCGCACCGGTCAGTTGGGGGATCGGCTCCCTGATCCAGAACCGGAGACCGGTGGGCATGAGCGTCATCGCCAGTTCCGCCTACCAGCACCTCTTCGGCGGAGCCGGTTTTCTTGTGCTCGTCCTGATCTTCAACGAGCCGCTGCCGAACCCCACGCCCGCCGCCTGGTGGGCCTGGGGCTACCTCGTGGTTTTCGGGTCCCTTCTCGCCTTTACCTCGTTCGTGCGGGCCCTGCGCAGTTTGCCCACGAACATCGTCATGACCTACGCCTACGTGAACCCGGTCATCGCGATGATCCTGGGCCGGCTGATTCTGAACGAGGCGATCACCGCGTGGACCGTCGGGGGCGCGGCCCTGATCCTGCTCGGGGTCGCCGGAGTCTTCCGGGACCGCTACGTCAACGGCACGGCAACCGCGCCGCGCGCCCTCAAGGCAACCGGCCCGGCCCGGTGA